Below is a window of Deinococcus sonorensis KR-87 DNA.
TGGACCCGGTGTCGGAGGATGGGTGGCGCCGGTTGATGCGACTGCACTACCTCGCCGGGGATCGCCCCGCCGCCCTGCGGGCCTACCAGCGCTGCAAAGAGGTGCTGCAGCGTGAATTCGGGACCGGGCCACTGCCCGAGACGGTGGACCTCGCGCGGGAGATCGACCGGGGTACCGTGCCGGTCCTGGCGCCTGCTGTCCGCACCGAGCTGCCGCTGGCGGTGCTGCGCCCGCCTCACCTTGTCGGGCGGGAGCGGGAGTGGGCGCGGCTGGAGGCGGCCTGGGCGGCCGGGCAGTGGATTTTCATCTCCGGCGAGCCGGGCTCCGGCAAGACGCGGCTGGCGCTGGACTTCGCCGGGAGCAAGGGTGAATACGTCGTGTATTCCGGGCGGCCCGGCGACCGGGTGCAGCCGTGGTCCACCCTGACCCGGATGAGCCGCATCAACACCCAGCGCCTGCCGGACCTGCAGATGGAGCCGTGGGTGCGCCGGGAGATCTCGCGGCTGGTGCCGGAGCTGCTGCCGCCGGAAGATCGGCCCCCACCGATCACGGGGGACGAGGAACTGCTGCGCTTCCGGGAAGCGCACATGATCTGGACCATCGCCATGCACCAGGGCCTGCAGTCCAACATCTGTGACGACTGGCAGTTCTACGACGACCACACCAACCAGATGGGCCTGTACATGTTCGGCACGTCCTTTCCGCTGGGGCAGCCGGGCGGCATGCTGCGCCTGCTGGCGACCTTCCGGCGCGGTGAACTCCCGCCCGAGAGCGCGGCGCTGGTGCGGCATACCCTGGAGCTGGGCATCGCGGTGTTGATCGACCTGGAGCCGATGGACGAGCCGGCCGCCGACCGCCTGATGAGCGACATCGGCGTGCCAGACGACCCGGACCTGCGCCGGCAGCTGTGGCGGCACTCGGCCGGGAACCCGCATTTCCTGCTGGAGACGGTCAAGCTGCTGCTGGAAGCGGGCCGCCTGGACGGGCCGCTGCCCGAACGGCTGCCGCTCCCCGAGAAGGTCTGGGCGCTGATCGGGCGGCGGCTGGAACGGCTCTCGCCCCCGGCGCTGCAGGCGGCGCGGGCGGCGGCGGTGCTGCAGAGCGACTTCGACCCGGAACAGGTGGCGCAGATGCTGGGTGCCCCGCTGCTGGATCTGGCGCAGGCCTGGGAGGAACTGGAGGCCGCCCAGGTGCTGCACGGCAACC
It encodes the following:
- a CDS encoding BTAD domain-containing putative transcriptional regulator, with the protein product MSTPGWHLRVLGPPVLEGHGLELPRVERKLAAALAYLALEGATGRGRLAGLLWPDSLENTARNNLSQMLRKLRLFAGSDLMVGGDLLTLSPELEVDAARVRAAYTQGHSAELLAAGGELLAGLRYDDCPDLDDWVNSERERMSEARLQALRQAADLLEREGQYAQALTQARTLLDLDPVSEDGWRRLMRLHYLAGDRPAALRAYQRCKEVLQREFGTGPLPETVDLAREIDRGTVPVLAPAVRTELPLAVLRPPHLVGREREWARLEAAWAAGQWIFISGEPGSGKTRLALDFAGSKGEYVVYSGRPGDRVQPWSTLTRMSRINTQRLPDLQMEPWVRREISRLVPELLPPEDRPPPITGDEELLRFREAHMIWTIAMHQGLQSNICDDWQFYDDHTNQMGLYMFGTSFPLGQPGGMLRLLATFRRGELPPESAALVRHTLELGIAVLIDLEPMDEPAADRLMSDIGVPDDPDLRRQLWRHSAGNPHFLLETVKLLLEAGRLDGPLPERLPLPEKVWALIGRRLERLSPPALQAARAAAVLQSDFDPEQVAQMLGAPLLDLAQAWEELEAAQVLHGNRFTHDLVYEAVVAGIPASVHGLLHRAAARTLEGGEGVAARVARHWQEGGKLDLAAKAYLRAAQEAHDQYLLSDATRFYTLAADLLESQGDVRGAAEARAAVAAVPLESAVRLPS